The Anomalospiza imberbis isolate Cuckoo-Finch-1a 21T00152 chromosome Z, ASM3175350v1, whole genome shotgun sequence genomic interval GGCAGGGGGAAGGTCTCATCCCAAAGTCCAGGCCCTTGGGCCAGGGTGGTTACCTTCATTCAAAGGGAGCCTGTTCCCTCTTATGCCACCAGCTGCAAAGCCAGGTGTCACACAGCCATGCAGGTCCTGTGAGCCAGCTAGCCTGGGCCAGACTCATGGACTGAGATGCAGATGAGCTGTGTCCATGCTTCAAGTGAAAGATTTTATGTGATGGACATTTTAGACAATGTTTCTCACATCTCAAAAGGTTTAATTAAGCTGGCTTCTGGCCAGCAGCAGAAATTAATACAATGCAAGTGGATATCCTGGGGACAAGGGAGAGCAGGACATTTGGTAAATGGAAACTGGGCAAATTCCCTGAAAAGGGCTAAGGCAATCAGTGATCCTGCAACCAACAAAACCACCATCTCAGGCAGCATATTTCTTACAGTTTCAGAGGTGTATCCTGGTTAGAAATCTTTAGCCTGAGAGCATGTTCTCCTTGTCTCCCTCCCATTTACTTATTGTCTCTTCTTCACAAAGGTGTAGGGGATGTGGAGAAGGAAAGACAGTAAGCAGATGATCTGTCAATGCTCATCTGCTTTGAGAACATgtggaaacctgccctggtaCAGCCCCACCACAGCTGCCTGGAGGGGCTTAGCAAATGCAACCAGCTCCTGCATCCCCAGCACACACCACTACCAAATGGAGAGTTGAAACTCAGTTTGAGATGAAAGGGCTGCAAAAAGGGAGACTGTGCTGTTCTTCCATCCACACTACAGTGCCAAGCACCCTTTGATTCATGCTCCCACAAGGTGAAACAGAGCAGGGTTTGAAAGAAATCAGCATTGCTGCTGCCATTTTACAGATGGAATAGAGCAAACAGACGTAGAAGACCTTTCCAAGATATACCAAAAATGTCAAAACACCTGCAGCAATAATCTTAGACCAGACAAAAGCCTAGAGGAACTGAATATATGGCTGCTTTCATCTTCCATTTTGAATTTTATAGGTTTTATGGTCAAAAGGGATCAAATGATCAAATCCTGTCAAATTGACCTCCTGTATTGGAGAAGTCTGGGAATTTCCTCCAGTGAGACTTGCAATTTGCAGTTTAACTGAAAGAACTTTTTGCAAGACAGCCAGTCTTAATTTGAAAACCTTACACAATAGAGAATCCACAACACCTTTTAGCATTCTGTTCCAACAAAAAATTACTCTCCCTGTCAAGAATGAATAGTTTAAATTGTAGATTTATTTCTTCCTACAAAGCATATTTCAATAGCTTGACAGCTGGAGTTCATCTGACCTAAAACCCAGATTACTCTATTTTGCCAGATGAGTCTTACCTCTCCAGTGAGGCACTACAGCATGATTCATTGCCTTTATAATTTAGgtatggtgaaaaaaaaaaaaaaaaagtttggatTTGTATGGGTCTGCCAGGTGAATAACACCCAGAAGGTCTCTAAAGGCAGCTAAATTGAAAACAAGCAGAACCACAACTTGCAGCAATTTAAGGGTGTTTGCTGCCAGGGAAAACACCTTTCCCTTCCCACAGTTTAATAACACTTCTGGAGCTCTTGAAATATGGTATACCAAACTGTGCTGTGCACTGCCCTCCTTACATGGCTAGCAAAGAGCAAAGACAGAATCACATCTCCTACGGACCAGATCCTTCTGGGGTCTGTGTTCTCCATAGCCCTCCATCCAGTGATGGCAGGCAATGCCTGCCCCTTTTCTCATGTTGATGGATCTACTCAGCAGTGCTTGGTGCTTCTCCAACAGCAAAGCTAAAGCTTAACAGAGTGGTTAAACAGAAATTTTAACCTGAAATTGATATGACATTTTATTGCCATTTTAATAAGGGTAATAATGCATCATTGATGCATGAGTAAGGCAGGGATATAGTAAAAGTTGATTAGTACATGCCAGGCAAAAGCAAAAGTAATCTGGTAAGTAAtctaaaaacaacaaaaaccacaaacaaaggggaaaaaaacaaacaaaccagaacCCATACTACACCTTGAATCAAAAGTCTTAAGATCTGCAGCAAGAACTTTCACATATTGATCAAGATAGTTGAAGATACAAAGTGGTGGAAGAGTAGAAAAAGAGACAGTCCTGAAGGGAAATGAGAATTGAATTCTGCAGCTGTGTTAGTTGATCCCAGCAATATACACGGCTGCTACATAGAGTTTGAGGGATAAACTTCCATGctagaaatttaaaaaacaatgtGCTGTCTGCACATAGAGTAAATCAAACAAACCTGagaaatttcttcccaaaagcCATTTGATTTCTAGCTGATGAATTGCAGGAAACCACATTCATGAAGACCTCAATGAATTCTTCAGTATGGCATCATGTGGGAAGTGAGGAGTTATTTTAAGGCAGCACAATTAATACAGGAAAAATACAGCAGTACACACACCAGCCAAAGAGCAACAAGAATTTTATTTATAGGTAAGTTGTTGTCTAATTCTGTGAGCACTGTGTTCAGGTCTATTGTACTTTTCCTTGCCTGACATAgctacagaaaaagaaaattgactCATGTAATATGCCAAATGGGGCTGGACAGTAGATGAAGCCAGAGTAGGTTTACACATTCAGAACTATGttaagtgaaagaaaagggaatttaAATTGTACAAAGGGTGAAGGACAAATATTTACCCAGTGGTTCTTTTGCCTTAAGACTAAGATGCCTGACAGCAGGACAATCTCACCCCCAGCCCATACCTTGGTCACTATACTGAACACAGCTACTCCATCTCCACCACATGCCTCAAAATCACACTCCAAAAGGGAAAGGCGCAAAACACAAATGGAGCATGTAGATGTACTGCCTGAAAGGGTTAATTCCCCTTTGCTCAGGCTGAAGAGGAAAAGGGCTTGAGGAAGCTATTGCTATAGATGACTTCCTTTTCATGGTGAAGTTTGCTGACAGCTGCttaaaaatacaacaaacaCTAGCATTTTACAGTGTGAGtatcaacattttatttttttaaaaagaaaaaaaagaatacattGTTTTAGTGACTGGAATGTGTACAAAGATCCATTTTTCAATGAATTCACACATTAAAGAAATAGGTTTTGAACAAGTCTCTCTAATGCATGGGACTTACAAATTCTTGCACAACcaataatgcttttttttcaaatactttgTAATAATATGGCGTTGGGAGAGCCAGAGATCCCCTGAGATGCCAGTACTGCTAGTACAGGAGGTGCCTGACCTCAGTCCCTCAGCCATGAGTACCAGGGATATCCCAGTTATTCTGCAAGGTAGAAAAGGAGGAGCTCCAAAAACCACAATGCCATAATCCAAGACAATCCCAGGAAAACCTAAAATTATCTCAAAGCTGATAGAGAATCAGCAGTTCCCATACATCTCTATATGAACTCATCCCAACCTCGGTATTTAGTAACAGCTTTAAGgagtatatttatatataaatctactaaaaaaaaaaaaaaaaaaaagaaacccaacaaCACCACTGTAAAATTTACGTGAACACACGCAACTTAAGCAACACTGTGTTTCCATTGGATCTTGGCTATTAGCTGCTTGCAGTTTATATACAAAGCTGATTAATTAGAAAGGCTGCTTCTGGGAGCCAAGCTTTCTGTCTAGGTTAGCCCTGGTTAGAATAAGGGTTTCCTACATGTGATCTGCTAGAAGTTGGTAATACTAAAATTTTTGATTGGAACACCAGGGTGTACTTGTTTGTAAACATTTTGTCTTACTATTAAATGAAAATCCAATGCTTTCTTACTCACTGCACTGACATTATGGATCAGCTGACTGATACAATATCTAGGAATTCATAAGAGATATGAAAGTTTGGCTAATAAAAATCCTCTAGACTAGTTAATTCCTGGTGTCAAGGTACTAACTTTAGAGTAACATCAAGCAGAATTTGATCCACAGAATCACAGGCAAATTTCCTCCAGGATGTAGGAGTTTCCAATCCATGCCAGCAAAACAATTTAAGTTTTGCATGATCCCCATTCTACAGATTGGAACACAGGTTTAAAGGGAAGCAGTTTGCCAAGGTCACAGGCAATGTCAGCAACATAGCTCAAAAGAGCCTCAAATTCCTGAACACCTGATTTGTGTTGACAACAATGCCCACTTCTCTCCTGACTCCTACAGCCCTCAATCCCcttttattaggaaaagattACATGATACTGTATTTGGAGGAAGGCTCACAGGGAAATGTCAAAAGCAAATGTGTCAGGGAtatacaaaaaagaaaaaaaattactagatAGGTAAAAAACTCTTCCTGTTGTTCTTGAAGCTCTTCTTAGCTTCTCCTTTTTGCCAGCTGCAGTCCTGAGTAATGAATACCTGCCAGATCTAGGTGGCAGCTTCCTCAGACCCTCTCCTTGTGCTTCACATTAGCCAGCTTGACTGTTTCCTGCTCGGAGGCAGGTGGAGAAGGCTCATCGTGACATCCAATTGTCAGCTGATAGACAATCACTCCTGCAACTGCCCCAAGGAAAGGAGCGACAACTGGAACCCACCACCAGTGGGATGGCTTACCAAccctggaaaacaaaaagaaagcagacaAGGTAAGAACTGCAGCCTAAGCACTGGGATATTTGCACTTGGATCTGGAGCCATGCAAGATCTGACCCTCTGCAGCCCTCACCACCCACTTGCACAGGACAGTAGCACCTGCACGTCTGCTGAGCTTCCACAGCAGAAGTTGCCACACACACGCACAAACACTTTAAATCCCAGTGACAAGCAATTCAGAACAGCTACTTTTAGGATTTCCAAGATTATGTCTCCACcaagaaagaagagaagcaTTTGTTGTGCCTACGCTAGGTACCTTCAATTCCCTCCCACTGCTTGCAGGAAAGCAAGCCTTGATAACATATATGGCTCTCTTAATTGTCTCCAAAAATAACAAATACTTCTCATTTTCTaccatttaaaaatcattatgtGCTTGTGTTCAAGGTGCAACTGAAATTCTCATGGATGCTCTTAGATTTCCTCTTTGATAGCAAAGTTATGTCATTTGCTCTCACCACTGGAAGCTGCCCAGCTTCCACAATTTCTTAAGAAGCCAAAAAGCAGACAGTGTCTTTTAGGAACATTTAGACAATCCAAAGATACCTCGTGGCTGCCAAGACTCTTTATAGTGCCAGAGCTACCATCTATTTGGATTCATAATTTATTTCCCCTTGATGCACAAGGTTTTCATCAGCAAGCACTTACCGGAACACCTCCATGCCCCAGCCAGCAATGGCTGTGAAAAGACGAGGCCCAAAGTCCCTGGCAGGGTTGACAGCATAGCCAGAGTTGAAGCCCATGGAGGTTCCAATAACGAGGACTACAAAACCAACTGTGAAAGCCTCCAGCCCGGTGGGGACGGGGTTGTTGAAGGGATCAACAATAGCCAAGACACAAACAATCAGGGAGGCAGTCCCAATGAACTGGAGAGGGATggggaaggaaaacaagaatTTAATACAGATTAGTCTTCTAACCAAGTTATTTAACTCCTCTGGGATGTAATTCTCTTAAATGGAAGAGGTGCACAAAGTCATCCCATGACACTATCAGACCACAGCAGCCATGGGAATAAAAGAGTAGAGCATGCTCCTCTCTTGAGATTATGCCAGCCAGAACCTCAATCAAACTTGCATCTTTCTCCCTACCCCCAGAGGAGTTATGAATAGCTATTTAAGCAGACAGAAAAGCTGGAAACATCTTTCTAAACCTCCTTTCCGCATGCCATGGCTGGGTAGAAGCTGTTCCTTTTGTGGTTGATGACAAGTTTAGGAGACAGTCACATTCAACAGCAACCACCACCCCATACCCAGGTGACCTCTGGACTGTGCCACAACCACAATACTAGAGTGAGAGTGAGGAAGAGTGAGAGGTGAGATCATTCCTCACACTATGGCTTTTCAGGGACTATGACAAATGGCATTCTTTTCTCTGGTGTCCTGACCAGTGTTGTACCACTTTTAATGCCTTGGCACAAGCCTTCTGACTGTAAGGTCCTTTCTGCCCCTGCTCTTCCCATGGGCGAGTGAATTACCTGTGTTAACTCCAAAAATCCTTTCTGGatattttatctttaaattGCAATTAATTTTCTAACTAAAGATGAGGCCCAGACCCACCCAAAAGATTCCTCTTCAAATACACTTTCATCCTCCCAGCACCCTCTTACCTGGTCAAAGAAGCCATTCACAACATTCAGATGCTCAGATGGGTAGGTGGCAAAAATACCAGCAGTGGCATTCTTTCCTATAACAGTGAGCTGATTATTGTCAAAAGCCCAGATAGCGTCTAGAGgtagaaaaggagaaaaaaaaatcatttgctGTAGAGCAAAAACTTATTTGGAAAACTTAGTGCATCAACCGCCACAGCTTTTTACCAGTCAGGCTCAGAGGCAGATGGCATTAGTCCCTGGTCCCAACAATTATTTGCCAGGCATCAAGAAAGAGAGTCAAGAAGTAAACACTAAGGTGACTCCAACTCTCTCCCCAAGGTAACCAAATGCCTGTGGTATCAGTCTTGGTGAAGATATGACACAGATATGGATCAGCAAACAGGATTTGGGatgttttttcacttttttttagtTACAATTCCCAAGGTTGTCTTTGGAGCCACCAGTGCCTTGCCTACCACTGTGTAGAAGCTGGATAACTAACTTAGGATGGTCTATCTTTCCTTCATGGTGAGTAGAGACAAAACCAGACACCTCTGAATGTAGATTTTCCATGGGTTACGTAGCTAAAATGGGGTTAAATcccttctgaagaggaggcctCAATCCACCAACTGGAAAGGTAATTGGTGTTGAACTGTGGCCCTGATGTTTACTGAGAGGAAGGTAAACATCCTTCCTTGCTTCTTCCTAAAGTGAAAAGTAGTTCCAGCCAGTGCTGGGGTGGCAGCTTCCTCCTCCAGCTGGAAAAAACAGTGACCCAGATGCTCCACTCAGCTACAGGGAACATCACTCCTATTGCCAGAAACAATTGGGAGGCAAAGTCTGAGTCCAAATGTCACGCTTGATATTAGAAGAACAGCAAGGGACAGCAAAATAGTTCTTGCCCCCTGTGATGATGAAAAGCACACAGGAGAAATAGAGGTATGAGGAACTGGATTTGTAAGGTGCTTTCCAAGGTATGGAACCACTCTGATAAAAGCAGCAAAGTCTGCTAGAGGTCACATTATCTGGAAGCTAACACGAGACAATCCATTTGACATCACAGTGTAGACTTCATTTTTTAAGCCAAGAATGACAAAATGGTTCTGGAACAGTGAACAGATTTAAAACCTTCATCACTGCTAGTGTTTCACTGACTTTTCTAGAAGACCAGTAGATACAAAAGAGCCCATCCAGAGGTCTAGTGTTCATTACTCAAGGGCAAAGACTTGCACTTTGACAGTGCTGGTTGGCCTTCAGATTGCTTTGAGGAGGCTTGAGCCCATCATCATGAGAATGGGAAAGCCATCCCAGAAACACGGTAAGGAGGTTTCTTGGATCTCTGCACTGCAGGTGCTCCCCTCTGATATGGAAACCTCCCTCCAGGCAGTGAGTCACAAACGCAGTAGTCTCACCTCAAAAAAGACACAAGGTTTCCAAACTTACCGTAGTACAGCCCAAAGACTATGCCAGCTCCAAGGAAAGCCCCCAGGGTTTGTGCAAGGGCATAAATTGGTAGCTTGATCCAGGGCTCCCGGGCCAGTAAGCACATGGCAAAAGTGACAGCTGGGTTCAGGTGTCCACCTGCAGAGAGGTGGGTGGTTAGTGTATTTTTATGGGCAGAATGTAGGTCCCAGAGTTGTGCCAAGGGACACTAGCTTCCATACCAGTGCCACACAGGAAAAGTAGGCCTACACAATAGCTGACACAAGTGAAACTCTGCCTACATGGAGCCACACGTACCTGATACCTGTCCTGCGATCAAAATGCCGAGCGTCACAGCGAAGCCAAAGGCCAGGTTGACAGTCAGGAAACCTCCATGAGTCCCTCTGCTGAGAATGATCTGGGCAACAGAGCCACAGCCAAAGAGCTAGGAGGAGAAAAATAGATTGAAATTACCCTCTCTGTTTCACATCAGGGCCAGCTGCTGACCAGTGCCTGCAATTGCTCTCCTTACACCTTCATGGGCCATCATAGCCCACTCACAACTCAAAACCTTCACA includes:
- the LOC137465399 gene encoding aquaporin-3-like is translated as MGRQKDVLATIEEHLRIRNKLVRQALAECLGTLILVLFGCGSVAQIILSRGTHGGFLTVNLAFGFAVTLGILIAGQVSGGHLNPAVTFAMCLLAREPWIKLPIYALAQTLGAFLGAGIVFGLYYDAIWAFDNNQLTVIGKNATAGIFATYPSEHLNVVNGFFDQFIGTASLIVCVLAIVDPFNNPVPTGLEAFTVGFVVLVIGTSMGFNSGYAVNPARDFGPRLFTAIAGWGMEVFRVGKPSHWWWVPVVAPFLGAVAGVIVYQLTIGCHDEPSPPASEQETVKLANVKHKERV